TGTGAGGATGACCACATCACTGCAGTCTAAAGCTTGCTCTATTTTTTCTCGGAGCGTGTTTTTTTGATCAGGGGCTGAAAAAGCATGAATGCTTTGAATGCCACAGAGTTGAAGAAAAGAATAAATGGCCGGACCATTGGAATTGTAAACAGACCCTTCGGGTAAAGGATTTCCGGGCTCAATAAGTTCATTGCCGGTAACGATGAAACTGACCGAAGGTCTTTTGTAGACAACTACACTTTGGACTCCGCAAGAAGAAAGTAAAGCAATTAAACCAGGATTCATGAATGCTCCGGCCTGGGCTATGATTTCGTCAGTTGCATTTTGAGATGCTCTTTTCCGGATATGCATGCCTCTGGAAATAATATTGGGACTAAAATTAATATTTCCATCAGATACTGAAATCAATTCCCGTGGAATAACGGTGTCTGCATTTTTAGGAATAGGAGCTCCTGTAAATATTTGTGCTGCTTCTCCGGAATTCAATTCCATATTTGTAAGTTCTCCTGCTTGTATATATTGCGTCACGCGGAATGAATGAATTTGATCATCGTACTTTACTGCATATCCATCCATCGCAGAATTATCAAAAGCAGGAACATCTATTTTTGATACAACAGCTTGCGCAAGTATCATTCCGTATGCAGAGGACAAACAGACCGTTTCAGTTTCAAGGAGCTGAATATTTTGCAAAATGAGATCTTTGGCTTCTTGTACAGATATCATTCTGCAAAGTTAGTCGAATTGAATTTATTAATTGCAATTCTGGGATCATCACCTGAGTTGATTCTGTGAACCATATATTAACTGCTCCATTTGAAGGACTCAAAATTGGATTTAATTATTTTTGAAGTAAGCAGATTTTATTTAATATATTTTCAAGAAATTCTCAAGCCCCTAAAATCTCATGGAATACTTCCATAGATTTTACCTGACCAAAATTTTCAATGTGTAATTGATAATAAAGTATGAGCGCATGCAACATTTGGCGGCGCTGTTGACTATTCTGAAATAAATGTATGTATGATTGTCCAGAAAGCATTTCGGAGAATATTTTGCTTGCTCCTTCAGAAAGATGATAAACGGCCTCGCCTTTGTAGCTTGTAAAAATTCCATTGACCATATCAAAACAACTTGTGTTTGAAGAATAATTATTTTGAGGTTGGAAACCCAAATAACTCATGAGCTGTACTAAAAATTCAAGATGAAAATTTGGATTAAAGCTGTCAGTGTGATCTATTTCTTCGAACGCATTTTTTACGAAATGAAATAATTCACTATTAGCTTGATGGGAACGAATCGTTTTCCTGCATACTTCCAGCAAAAACAAACCCATGGCAGAGCGTTTAATATCGAATCTAATTTTTTGATACATAACGGATATGCATACTTCTTTCAATCGATGTAATTCTTTTTGTTCGTTGTAGTATGCTACGACTTCAACAATATTCATTGGCTGAAGGGCAGCAGCCAGGCGTTGATTGGATTTACTAAATACACCGTTAGCAATAAAGGATTGGAGGCCTGCTTCTTCTGTGAAGATATCCAGAATCAGGCTACTTTCTTTATAACGAGTGTTCCGAAATACAATACCGCTTGTTTTAATCACAACTTACCTGGGTTTGTGTAAGTAACACAGATGTAGATCAACCACTGATGCTGAGTATTTTTATTTCTACGCGTTGATTGAGTTTTCGTCCATCTACCGTAGAATTTGATGCTACGGGATTTTTACGGCCGTATCCTTTACAAACGATGCGCGATCCGTCGATTCCGTTTTCAACGAGATATGCCTTCACTGCTTCAGACCTGTGAAGTGAAAGACGTTCGCAATATTTTTCTGAACATCTGTTGTTGGTATGCCCTCCAATCTCAATCTTAACTTTTTTGTTTTTCTCCAGGTACTCCAATAATTCGTCAAGCACGTCAAAAGATTCTTGTTTGATAGTAGCTGAATCTGTCTCAAAATATAATTTTTCTATTTTAAATACTTGTCCTACTGACATCTTGTTATCGAGATATTTTAAGATGCGTTGTTTAGGTTTGGATGGTATTGAAGAAGTCCCAGAATTTGATTTTGTTTTTAAATTCTCTTTTGGTTTTGTATTGCCATTTTTTGCTTTCTGGATTTCTTTTTTGTACTCTGCATATGCTTTTGAATCTGTAGGACAAGGGATAATTGTAATATGGGATGCATTATCCAATAAAATATTTCCATTATAAGGAAAAAGTACCGGCGTTTTGTAAAATGCTTCCAATTCAAAATACCACATGTCATGTTTAACCTCAAATTCAAATTCGTATTTTTTCCAATCAGTGTTTGAAATGAGTGGCGATTCTGCTAACAACTGTTTTTGATGACAATACGCATCGCCGCCCCAGATGCGCAATAAGATGGGTTGTGTAAATTCTTTGAGTTTGTCTGGTTCGTTGCGATTGGATGCACTCAAGTAATTATCAGAACGACATAAATAAATGCTAAAAGTATAACACAGATCTTTCTTTAAGGGCTTTAGGAGTCTTTGTGCGACGCGTTCGTAGGTGTCATTTTCGCGGACGACCATACCCAAATAGGTGTTACCTGCAAATGCAGCTTTGGTTACATTAAAAAATGGACGATTGGAGTCATCAAGGGCAGGTTGTACATCGGGTGGTGTTTCTCCTTTAAAACCGCAATCTACCCAACCTGAGGGAGGTTTGCAACAATCTGGTACATCCTCAAAGGATCCATTTTGTAAAAAAATATCCTGCGGATGCTGCGCCAGAGCCACTTGTGCCATCCATAAAAATCCTGCTGCAAATACAAATAGAAATATACTGCCAGGTTTAATGAACGCGTAATATGATGTTCGATAGTATTCTTCTGAGGTCAAAAATCTGTGGTTTTCTGTTAAACGTTTTAAAGTATTGAAAGTTATTAATAAAAACTTAATTGTTGCCTTTTGCCATTACATTCCGAAAGCATTGATCCCCGTTACATCCATTCCAGTTATTAATAAGTGGATATCATGTGTTCCTTCGTAGGTCAAAACCGTTTCAAGGTTCATCATATGTCTCATAATCGGGTATTCATTAGTGATCCCCATTCCGCCCAATATTTGTCTGGCTTCCCTTGCAATTTGAAGGGCGATATGAACATTATTGCGTTTGGCCATAGAAATTTGTGCGGGACTCGCTTTGCCTTGATTGGCCAGCATTCCAAGTCTCCATGCTAAAAGTTGGGCTTTGGTGATTTCTGTGATCATTTCTGCCAATTTCTTTTGGGTTAACTGAAAACCGGCAATAGGTCTGTCAAATTGTATGCGTTCTTTAGAATATCGAAGAGCAACATCATAACAATCCAAAGCAGCACCTATGGCTCCCCAGGCGATTCCATAACGGGCTTTAGACAAGCAGGATAATGGACCTTTCAAACCTTTTACATTGGGAAAAACATGTGTTTTCGGGACCCTCACATCTTCAAAAATGAGTTCACCCGTAATCGAAGCTCTCAAAGACCATTTACCGTGAATTTCAGGTGCAGAATAGCCTTTCCAGCCTCTTTCGACGATCATTCCCAAAATATCACCGTTTTCATCCTTAGCCCACACAACTGCCAAATCTGCCAATGGTGAATTTGTGATCCACATTTTGGCTCCATTTAAAATATATGCATCTCCATCATCTTTGACATTACTGATCATTCCCGAAGGATTGGATCCAAAATCTGGCTCCGTCAGCCCAAAGCAACCTATAAATTCTCCAGCTCCAAGTTTTGGCAAATATTTTCGCTTTTGTTCTTCCGAACCAAAGCGGTAGATGGGATACATAACCAGAGAACCTTGAACTGAGGCCATTGACCGAATCCCTGAGTCGCCCCGTTCCAATTCCTGCATAATAACTCCGTAAGCTATTTCATCCATTCCTCCGCCTCCATATTCACTTGGTAAGCTGGGTCCAAAGGCACCGATTTCAGCCAGCCCTTTGAATAAATGTGTCGGACATTGAGCTTTTTCAGAATATTCTTCGATAATCGGACTTACTTCCGATTTAACCCAGGCCCTTACTGCCTCGCGGGCTAATAAGTGATCTTCCTGGAGCAATTCATCCACGCCATAATAATCATGGCCTTCATAGCGATCAGTACCAGAACTCATGTCTTTTTATCAATTTTGCGCAAAGTTAATAGCGGCTACAAGTGAAGCCTAAAATGGCTTGTTAATAATCATGGAAGATACAAATTTAATGCAAATCAGTCTCCATAAACTCAGGTTCTTCGGACCATATGGGCTTTATCCCGTAGAGCAAAAATGGACTACCGAGATTCAAGCAGACATTCATTTGTCTTTTATACCCAATGCTAAAACCGGTTTTACACTCGCTAATACCATTGATTATCAAGGGGTATATGACATTGCTAATCAAGTTTTCGCACAAAATGAAGAGCTTTTGGAGAATTTGGCAAACAAACTTGCGATTCAATTGAGAATTGCGTTTCCTCAAGTCGTGGCGCTTAAAATTGAAATCTTCAAAAAACCCATCCTTCAAGGTCCCATTGATTCAGTTTCTGTTTCTTACCATTGGTCTGCCGGGCTTGATGGAAATTAGTCTTTATAATTTAACCATGATAAAGCCTTCAATTCTAATCAATGGAGTTTTAGGGAAATCATTAGAATTCAACGAAAAGTCGTATTTTTATTTAAGTTTTTGTTATTGAGCCCTATAAATCCTCTTAACTCGTATGGATTTCTTTCTTTTGTTGTAAAATAATATAACTATTGCCTATGAAAAATTTATGTACACTTTTATTTGTTTTGTTATTTGGTGGTTTAAATGCCCAAATTACCTATACTGCGGCAGATGGACCCAGGCCGGGTATAAAACTTGAACACGGCCAATTGAGCGACCTTTCGGGTTTTGATTTGCAAGACTATCAGAAAGCTGGAGGTAACCAAAATTGGGATATCACAGGAACTGGTTTTGAAGATTTTAGCACGGAATACATTCCCGTAAATGGACTTCACTTTCTTTCAAAATTTCCAGGCTGTAATATGGCTTACGTAAATGTTCCAAATATCGATAGTGCTTTTAATATGTACGAATATAACAATACTGGACTTTATCTGGTGGGCTTATACCAATCTTCATTGGCCATTGCATTTGATAAAAAGGTGACCATTACCAAATACCCTCTCAATTTTGGTGATAATTTTCAGAATGATGTTACCGCGAATTTTGATGCAGGTGGTTTTCCGGCGCAAATGGCAATGATGACCAATTCAACTGTAGATGCCTGGGGCACCATGAAAACAGAAGAAGGAAGTTTTCCGGTTATCAAAATGAAGAGCGTCCAATTAGTGGAAATTTCTGTTTTGGGCATTCCTTTCGGAAGTCAAACCTTAATAACTTACAGCTGGATTGCTTCTGGTTTTGCAGAACCTGTGGCTACCTTGCTTTTTGCGGAATTTGAAGATGACAATGGCATCGTAAATGATACGGCTTTTACTTTTTTGAAAGATCAGGAAATCGTTAGAAATAATGACCAGTCAGCCTCTTCATCATTATTTAAAATATCACCCAACCCGGTCTCAAATGAAATGTTGATTGATTTAAAGGAGCTTGATTTTTCCAAAGCAGATTATTCGATTATCAATGCAGAGGGCAAATCGATTTTATCTGGTTCGTTGCCAAAAGAAGCTGAATTTCGTTTAGACATTTCGGGCATTCCTTCCGGACATTATTTGTTCTATATTAATTTGGATAACAAACGTTCGTTATTTGACTCTTTTTCTAAAAATTAATATTTAAAAATACTTTAATAGCCACAAAACACTAAAGTTTTGTGGCTATTTTTATAATATTTCTAATTTAAAAATCCATGAAATT
The genomic region above belongs to Saprospiraceae bacterium and contains:
- a CDS encoding molybdopterin molybdotransferase MoeA; protein product: MISVQEAKDLILQNIQLLETETVCLSSAYGMILAQAVVSKIDVPAFDNSAMDGYAVKYDDQIHSFRVTQYIQAGELTNMELNSGEAAQIFTGAPIPKNADTVIPRELISVSDGNINFSPNIISRGMHIRKRASQNATDEIIAQAGAFMNPGLIALLSSCGVQSVVVYKRPSVSFIVTGNELIEPGNPLPEGSVYNSNGPAIYSFLQLCGIQSIHAFSAPDQKNTLREKIEQALDCSDVVILTGGVSAGDFDFVPQVLAELGVQKLFHKVKQKPGKPIYCGKKNNQWIFGLPGNPAAVLACLNQYVKPCLFGISGHHEIFRQFVVLAIAHTWTKKPGLSHILKVKMEGQKVKILDGQESFNLLPFNECNGFMVMDEDTEVLEKGARVNVYPI
- the recO gene encoding DNA repair protein RecO — translated: MIKTSGIVFRNTRYKESSLILDIFTEEAGLQSFIANGVFSKSNQRLAAALQPMNIVEVVAYYNEQKELHRLKEVCISVMYQKIRFDIKRSAMGLFLLEVCRKTIRSHQANSELFHFVKNAFEEIDHTDSFNPNFHLEFLVQLMSYLGFQPQNNYSSNTSCFDMVNGIFTSYKGEAVYHLSEGASKIFSEMLSGQSYIHLFQNSQQRRQMLHALILYYQLHIENFGQVKSMEVFHEILGA
- a CDS encoding OmpA family protein — protein: MTSEEYYRTSYYAFIKPGSIFLFVFAAGFLWMAQVALAQHPQDIFLQNGSFEDVPDCCKPPSGWVDCGFKGETPPDVQPALDDSNRPFFNVTKAAFAGNTYLGMVVRENDTYERVAQRLLKPLKKDLCYTFSIYLCRSDNYLSASNRNEPDKLKEFTQPILLRIWGGDAYCHQKQLLAESPLISNTDWKKYEFEFEVKHDMWYFELEAFYKTPVLFPYNGNILLDNASHITIIPCPTDSKAYAEYKKEIQKAKNGNTKPKENLKTKSNSGTSSIPSKPKQRILKYLDNKMSVGQVFKIEKLYFETDSATIKQESFDVLDELLEYLEKNKKVKIEIGGHTNNRCSEKYCERLSLHRSEAVKAYLVENGIDGSRIVCKGYGRKNPVASNSTVDGRKLNQRVEIKILSISG
- a CDS encoding acyl-CoA dehydrogenase family protein yields the protein MSSGTDRYEGHDYYGVDELLQEDHLLAREAVRAWVKSEVSPIIEEYSEKAQCPTHLFKGLAEIGAFGPSLPSEYGGGGMDEIAYGVIMQELERGDSGIRSMASVQGSLVMYPIYRFGSEEQKRKYLPKLGAGEFIGCFGLTEPDFGSNPSGMISNVKDDGDAYILNGAKMWITNSPLADLAVVWAKDENGDILGMIVERGWKGYSAPEIHGKWSLRASITGELIFEDVRVPKTHVFPNVKGLKGPLSCLSKARYGIAWGAIGAALDCYDVALRYSKERIQFDRPIAGFQLTQKKLAEMITEITKAQLLAWRLGMLANQGKASPAQISMAKRNNVHIALQIAREARQILGGMGITNEYPIMRHMMNLETVLTYEGTHDIHLLITGMDVTGINAFGM
- a CDS encoding dihydroneopterin aldolase, with product MEDTNLMQISLHKLRFFGPYGLYPVEQKWTTEIQADIHLSFIPNAKTGFTLANTIDYQGVYDIANQVFAQNEELLENLANKLAIQLRIAFPQVVALKIEIFKKPILQGPIDSVSVSYHWSAGLDGN
- a CDS encoding T9SS type A sorting domain-containing protein — protein: MKNLCTLLFVLLFGGLNAQITYTAADGPRPGIKLEHGQLSDLSGFDLQDYQKAGGNQNWDITGTGFEDFSTEYIPVNGLHFLSKFPGCNMAYVNVPNIDSAFNMYEYNNTGLYLVGLYQSSLAIAFDKKVTITKYPLNFGDNFQNDVTANFDAGGFPAQMAMMTNSTVDAWGTMKTEEGSFPVIKMKSVQLVEISVLGIPFGSQTLITYSWIASGFAEPVATLLFAEFEDDNGIVNDTAFTFLKDQEIVRNNDQSASSSLFKISPNPVSNEMLIDLKELDFSKADYSIINAEGKSILSGSLPKEAEFRLDISGIPSGHYLFYINLDNKRSLFDSFSKN